The Ptychodera flava strain L36383 chromosome 7, AS_Pfla_20210202, whole genome shotgun sequence DNA window CCAACAAAACTATTGAAAACCATGAAGTTATCACtcctttgtccctttaaggtaatatgcacctcgaaagtgaaagacttaaacttttgcttaaactttcctcagtgaaactttcaaccattctcttaccgaagcaagaataaaaatcaggggtcaccgtgcaaactttggtattagagagacaaataacttgcgatttctcgatatttgaaattcaaaatggccgccatccctgtgttaactctatgggaaaaaataaattttcgattttcgaaaaactaagacggtgaaaacttttctttcgccaagagcttcaaaatgagcccccacaagtggtaggtcagaagaaaattgataaaatttgaaggcccgaatttctgtccccgaggtgcgttctaccttaataaaatgaataataaaaattaGTAGATTGTGTTCACACTCTTTTCAATTATTGAGGTGGTCAATTTATCATTTGGTCATTCGTGATCAGTGGAGCTATCTAAGGTGGCAGAATAGAACTATGCCATCCACTCATATGTAATTGCCACGTTATCTTGCATTGGAGTTTCCTAAAATGGTTCAATGGCACTGATCATGATTGCAGATTTGTTATTGAAAAATGTGACCTGTGCTAGAAATCTCCTGTGGCTGACAGAAATTCTGGCAAGAATTCatttagcccccccccccccgaagtCACTTTAATTGCAGACTTTCCTTGGGAGAAGCACATCAAATACAATGTTTGGAGGGGTTTAGAATAAGGGTTAGGGTTGGCTTTAGGGTTGGCATACTTAAAATTGTTGTATATGGTAACAaagaaaaaattttggggtgaatTTCTGACAAGTTTTGCCCCTGCGCACCTATCTCGATTATTGCAGCATAATGATGCGATCAACACACATGTGACTTTTACTATtccaataaaaatcaaaatttttcaatgcaagtttaaatatttatcttcGCATGTTTATGCACAGAAGTCTGATGTCATCGGCAATCGGTAATGTTTCATTAGCTTTGGAGTCATGATGGTGGTACGATGACAATAAAatgaaagtacatgtatgtgagtGATGGAGAGGAAGTAGGCCAGCAAGAATGAATACCGAGTGTCTGGCTCTGCATAAATCACACCTATCACAAGGAACTCTTTATCATATAAGTTTTtaatttactttcaaaataGATATAATTGATGTGCCCTATTGATTTGCTGAGTTAAATTCAGCGTCATGTAATGGACATCATCTTTAAAAAACTTAcaaatttatacaaaaatatacatgaTTGGCAGCATAAAATGTAAAGGTGGTAAAAATCCAGCAATGCTGCACTAATAGGAAGTTACTGTGGTAGAACTGTACAAGTTTTTGAGTAAAtactttttagaaaaaaatgtaaaattacaaattctagAGATGTAACAATATAATGTACAAACATGATCCTGTTTGATCATCTGACATTGCACAATTACTATTTTACTCTCGTATAGTACGAAAAAGATAAGTTTTACACAGAATCattaaaagagaaaatctgCTATGCTAAAGCCCCTCTTTCTAGATACAACAACCGAAAGCCACACTCACACACAGACTTTGATTTGAGAAAGTTGAAAACACCTTCAAAAGGACATGATCACAAAAGAGTAACTATCTATTGGGTATAAGTACATGCTTGTTTTACAGACTTACAAAACAATGGTGCACACACTATGTGTATggtagaaatttaatttttaaaagttctgGCCACTACTAGTACCTCTGAAAATGTATAAATGAAGCAAAGCTGCTTACTACTGGGCAGTCATGTATTCACTAAAGGCTGGAATGAACAGTCGACACTTAAATTCATTCACATGGCAAAGCATAAAAAGAGTTGACTTTTTAAATATAACATTTCTTTCCCTTTCAGAGAATTCTTAccttagaaaaaaaatatactaGACTTTCAAAAGATTACACCTGTTGACCATAATATGCAACAACCAATGGATTTTGTTGGTCCCACAGaatgtttttgataattctCTACAAAGCTAATATTATTGACCAAACAGTATAAGTCTGAACAATATAAGTATTTCAGCTATTGTTCTGCACCTTGCGCAAGGACAAAATTTCATGAGCTCTTGAATGGAAGCACACTGATTGATTTACCAAAGTACTGTACACAGATAACACAGATTTTTACCCAAAGGAATTCAGTGCTTATTAATCCTTGCAATACAAATCTAACTTTAACTTCCAtactttcaaagaaaacttcacGAGCCTAACccttttgagtgccaaagttagtttttttgtcgcctttataaaatatttccaagtccgtttttttgagatttttgcaaagattttgacaaaaagcTGTAGCCAAAGaaggtgatgtccatttggtacAAATTAtcgacaaaacaaaacaattcatgacaattggtaaaatgttgcactaaaattttggtgaataAATTACAGCACCAATATGGTTGCAGCTGCCCGAGATTTTACTTCAgcaatttattatttatttatttatttattcggaaaTCCTGTGGAATCAATTTCCATTTACAGGTTCCTCAAAAAGTCAAAAGAAAACAATGTATGCAATGCAAAATCTGAACAGTGATTGAGTAGTTAGTATACATATCATTTGGAGAAACTCTTGCTTAAAGTCAGCATAACCTTACtcatgataattgatataaagcTGAAGTctcccttaaccctttgaacccggctcggacataaatgtcctatgacgtcatagagtaccacggggtcagggtgcaagggttaaacaaaatcagctaaaaatttaatatctccagttgacaatatttcagttgaCACACAACTTTTTTTTGCAGGAAAACTTAACAAGATTCACTTTTCCTAcagtttaataataataataataatgataaagtaCACTTGTAATGAGCTGAACCTCTGACTACAGAGCTTGAGgctcaaaaatgacaaattacacTATGAAGGAGGAAAAGCTGAAACACAGGCAGTGGAGACTAGGGGAATGAAAAAgcttgaaactaaagtttaacAGATATGTCTTTGGAGAACGGTGGAAGGAAAGAGCAGACTTGGAATGACAAAAGTCAGAAGGAACACGATTCAATAATGTAGGGCTGATGTAACAGAAAGACTGCTTACCAAAGAGTCTTTGTGTCATCTCTTGCAATAATGAGAAAACGAGAATCAAGGTATATTTATTAGAATGGGTAGGAACTTGCATAAAATCAATTAAGATGAACGATTTGAGATTGTACAAGGTAGTAAAAAAGATTCTTGAGAAGTGCTGCTACAGATGCTGTAGAATTCACCTGCATGCAACAATTGAAATGGGATGAAATTTCATTGACGTAACACTGACTTCACCTGCCAGATATTATGAAATTTTTCTGGGTTTTTCTGTGTTGTCATACAGAATTTCATGTACAGAACTCATGTCGCCCAGTATTTATCAGCAAGCAAAGGAATGCCCATTCTCTGAACTATCAAGATTTGACTGCATGGTCTGTAACTTGCAGAAATCATAGACTGAATTCTATCGTATTGCAGCTTCTATCATTACATTTGTCATAACTAGATGACCCAATGCTTCATGGTAGATTTACACCTCTGCTGCAAAAAAGACACTGTCAGAATGAATTCACTGTTCCAAAGATGGCAATCCTTCTAAAACTTCATCGAGCTGTTTTCCGTTCTTGCGATCTCTCAGTGCATCAGCCAAATGAGGGCGCACTTTATCCAGAACGGAGACAAACCTCTGAAAGGCCTCTGGACCTTTCTTGATTAGAGTATATATCAAGCAACGTCTCTGCTGATGCGGCGTTTTGCTTGAAAGTGTGATTTCTTCAACCTCCTCTTCATCAAATACCTAcacaaataaatgaaacacaGCAATGCTAAATTagcaaatgaaaatttcacatatgATACATTATGTGTAAACTTTGTTGTCAAAGAGTATGTGCACCATCAAGTCTGAACTCTTTAATGACTATGTGTACATGTTTGCAAGAGAAATACTTAAAAGTTCACTACCCTGACTGCAGAGCCAATGTCTCCTTATACCAGTTTTAAGGTATCAATTTGAATTAACCTCCTTCCTTGTGTATGGTTGCCTGTTTTGATTTATGTACATAAATTAgaaatatgtacattaaaataTCCAAGACACTACATGTAGGTTGCAACCATCATCCTCCTATGCAAAATTTTTCAAGGCACTAAATAGCCATGGACaatatttttatgagtaatctTGGTTTTGGATTGCTACAGGTCATTGCAAGTGTGAGTATGTGACTATCCATGGACAGGTTCAGACTTTACTGCTAGGTTTATTTAAGCAGGCTTAAAAGGTTCAATGAGACAGACTGGAATGGGACAAGTTTGTTCTTGGTACGGGAAGGGGGTGTTTCGGCCAAACATGAGTTGAGCCAAAATCAGATATAGATGCATCACACTACCCCCTTGCCTACTTTGGCAGTGGACTTGAATGTGGGctcatttgaagtcaaagggaaaacaatttgtttattttgtcttaCATCAGACATCCTATCCAGTGTTTGTTGAACTGGTAAAGCTTTCACAAACAATGGTATCAAGGAGCGTAGAACTTCTTGATCCTTATCTGTCATCCCATGGCCTTCACTCCCATCAACAACTTTGTCAGCTTCATCAGGATCTACAAAATTACACAATATTTGTTTgttgaaaaaacaaattaatgacaAAAAGTAACCCAAAGCTCAGAGGATATTGCACTAAACCCAAACTCAAACAAACACATTGGCAGGCCAAGAACATaccatgatttaaacaaaatataatataaatgaTCAATAAGTttctgaaaattgcaaaaaaattgaacCAAGTGTCCTCTGGATACAGCAGTACTAGCAGAAGAATTTGCTTTTCAGCATGTGGCCTGTATAAGAATCTTAATTGTATTCTAATAATTCTAAAACGGTGGACTGAGCTCAATTATGACACAGAAAACTATGTAAAATGGAAAGTTATCAGATCAGTGGTATCACAGGAGATGTTCTGGCCAAAAAATTTAAACCCTAACATTTGCCTATGCACCTTTCATCAACACATCAAGAAATCTGAAGAATCGTGCTTGACCCAAAGGACTTTTCAAACGTTTTCCAAAGTTCTACTGGTAAATCATTTCCATAACATACCGGTATTTGCCATGATCAGCATGGCAGTAATTGCTGCTATCATACTGCAAATGCATGTTCTTCAAGCAAATGATGTTCTGAACAATCAAAGACAATCAACAGTCAagtaaagaaagaaaataagcCCCTAAGTTTGCATGTACAAATTTCATTACCGTTTGAACAACTAGGTACAAGTCTGGTCATCCAGACTGACTTGTAAACCATTACGAGCCTTTTCTGAGAAGTGGTTTAAGAGGAGTGCGAAGTTGACAGAGGTCACCGACAGACAATTAACCAATCTACTGaatacagggctcgaaaattctcgccgcccgaAGCCCGtcacaagtgaattttgaggCCGGGCAAGTGAAAATAACATTCTCTTagcccgacggacaagtgaattcCAATGAGGCCACTGCATGACTGTATGTACGCGCTGTCACTCTCTAGCTCTTTTGAGTGTACTGCTTCCGATACGGCCCGccgataaaatagctctgttctaCTTGgttacaaaaatggcaaaatattgatgtctttgcatgctcttatgttttttcttctcatgaaatcatttcacgatgcctcctcaacagaaaactaaaatgttgtaagatgttgaaacagtttaccctccttcccacaaagttgcaatgtattgaaacactttactctcctttctacaaagttacaaatactgcgATCAAAGTCCCTCATGGACGGACCatgctacaatacatcatggacgTACAGTAAAGGCAGGTGGATTCCTCTGAAACTTTGCAGCAGATTTCTAACGTAAAGCTAACACAGAACAAGCCATGGTAAACAGTTATGATGATTCCAGTAATGATacacaatttgaaaatatagtGTCCACATCACTGACAGCAGAGCCAAATAGATGGATAAGCACTGTTCGCTATGATCAATAGTGATGTTTGCTAGTAATATGTACCTGTCATAAAGTACAATtattatgtgtatttttgcaaaGGTTGGGGAACACTGACATAATTTTGGAACCCTTGTAAagtttttttgttcaaaaatctgATTGCAGAGATATGCCTAGGAGAACCCTGGTGACATTTATGCACTGCCCTTACCATAAAAATACAGCACGTTTTTCAAGTATGTAAGGTTCTGAACAATCATGGTTCAGAATTTACTGTATATACCGAAATAAAATGCTGTTCTGACTTTCTTTTATGAGATTTGACAAATCATAAAGCAGTCTGCACTTCGAATAATCACTAAACCAGTGCAATTACAAACTTATCAGATCTGATACCCGGGTATACATCACCCTGACAACCAGGAGTGGTGAGTATAAAAACGACCATACAAGAAAAGTTGACCAACTGTAAAACATAACTCCACAGAAAAGGTAATGTTTGTGGCAGGGGTAAATCACATAGGAATCACACTGAAGctaatttgatcattttgtcAAGACTTACCATTGAACACCTGGTTGTCAGGTTGTCCTCTTTGGAGATTTTCCTGTGATACTGTCCTTCCAGTTTCTGTAAATGATGTGCCACTTCCCTCATGTATTTCATCAGCATGCTCTTCTGACTTGTATGTGTGCATTTGCATACACATTTCTTGTCCGCTGTTTGTAGCTGTGAACAAACACAGACCAGTTGctgaatacatatatatatatagtgttcTCACCAGGCCACGATTCTGCAACATTCTCGCCTACCTTTCTGTTTTGTCATGGAGCTAGCCGTATGGCAAACTGGCTGTATATATAGCCAGCACTTCTCACATATGACAATTAGATTTGAAGGAAAATACAAGTGAGTACAGACCGTGTCACCATGTTAGCCTGgaataatatacatgtacttataacatgcacaagccaagaattcattattttttacgaAGTAAGAGAAGTTTTCCTAAACAATTCCGTGTTTAA harbors:
- the LOC139137203 gene encoding uncharacterized protein; the protein is MLSATNSGQEMCMQMHTYKSEEHADEIHEGSGTSFTETGRTVSQENLQRGQPDNQVFNDPDEADKVVDGSEGHGMTDKDQEVLRSLIPLFVKALPVQQTLDRMSDVFDEEEVEEITLSSKTPHQQRRCLIYTLIKKGPEAFQRFVSVLDKVRPHLADALRDRKNGKQLDEVLEGLPSLEQ